One stretch of Candidatus Syntrophosphaera sp. DNA includes these proteins:
- a CDS encoding FAD binding domain-containing protein gives MNKTDNPSLLNEASGRAYQYNRVRFWLNGKPFRAEIPPAQTTLEFLQQNAQLYGTKCSCNEGDCGACTVVLARVRDGAVRYEAVNSCLYNAARLHGKHLITVEGLGTPDKLHPIQQAMLDFHSTQCGYCSPGFVMSLFALLASVLHPSEAEILAALEGNLCRCTGYDSILQAARFMADKFAPDEIVPDWCRALEKEVLAFQGPSGSVEKIGVPLRHCRKYHLPSTLEDLATLLHQEPEHTIINGGTDIMVQMNVQRRQYPVLIDLSALPGLDRVESGPDGISIGANATYSDLLCSEAISSSLPVLQDLIMLVASRQIRNFATLSGNIANASPIGDTLPLLLALEASLVLYSSSGERKLPLRGFFLDYRKTALRPDEIIKSILIPLPPQSAFLRSLKAAKRKAVDISSVVSAVRIEERDGRICFAELALGGVAPVPKLSRQFHNALANMELQGLHPSEIADFVAAEFQPISDVRGSDAYRSKLIRNHVLKYLREFLEGGQS, from the coding sequence ATGAACAAGACCGATAACCCCAGCCTTTTGAATGAGGCATCAGGCCGCGCCTACCAATACAACCGCGTGCGGTTCTGGCTGAACGGCAAGCCCTTCCGCGCGGAAATCCCTCCGGCCCAGACCACCCTGGAGTTTCTGCAGCAAAACGCGCAGCTTTATGGCACCAAATGCAGCTGCAACGAGGGGGATTGCGGTGCCTGCACCGTCGTTCTGGCCAGGGTCCGGGACGGCGCGGTCCGCTACGAGGCCGTAAATTCCTGCCTTTACAATGCCGCCAGGCTGCACGGCAAGCATCTGATCACGGTCGAAGGCCTGGGCACACCTGATAAGCTGCATCCCATCCAGCAGGCGATGCTGGATTTCCACTCCACCCAATGCGGCTACTGCTCCCCGGGCTTCGTGATGAGCCTCTTTGCCCTTCTGGCCAGCGTTTTGCATCCCTCCGAAGCGGAGATCCTGGCCGCGCTGGAAGGCAATCTTTGCCGCTGCACGGGCTATGACAGCATTCTGCAGGCCGCGCGGTTTATGGCGGATAAGTTCGCTCCGGACGAGATCGTTCCAGATTGGTGCAGGGCATTGGAGAAGGAGGTCCTGGCATTCCAGGGGCCATCCGGATCCGTGGAAAAAATCGGCGTCCCGCTGCGCCATTGCCGCAAGTATCACCTTCCCAGCACTTTGGAAGACCTTGCCACCTTGCTGCATCAAGAACCGGAACACACGATCATCAACGGCGGGACGGACATCATGGTGCAGATGAATGTGCAAAGGCGCCAATACCCCGTTCTGATCGACCTCAGCGCCCTGCCCGGGCTGGACCGCGTGGAATCCGGGCCTGATGGGATCAGCATCGGCGCCAATGCCACCTATTCAGACCTGCTTTGCTCCGAGGCGATCTCATCCTCCCTGCCGGTCCTGCAAGATCTGATCATGCTTGTAGCCTCCCGGCAGATCCGCAATTTTGCCACCCTGTCCGGAAACATTGCCAACGCTTCGCCGATCGGGGACACCCTGCCCCTGTTGCTGGCCCTGGAAGCCTCGTTGGTGCTGTATTCCTCTTCCGGCGAGCGCAAACTGCCCCTGCGCGGGTTTTTTCTGGATTATCGGAAAACGGCTCTGCGGCCGGACGAGATCATCAAGTCCATCCTGATCCCCCTTCCTCCGCAAAGCGCCTTCCTGCGCAGCCTGAAAGCCGCCAAGCGCAAGGCGGTGGACATATCATCGGTTGTTTCCGCGGTGCGGATCGAGGAGCGGGATGGCAGGATCTGCTTTGCCGAACTTGCCCTGGGCGGGGTCGCGCCGGTGCCCAAACTCTCGCGCCAATTCCACAACGCCTTGGCCAACATGGAGTTGCAGGGCTTGCACCCGTCTGAAATAGCCGACTTCGTGGCCGCGGAATTTCAGCCGATCTCCGATGTGCGCGGCTCGGATGCCTATCGCTCAAAACTGATCCGCAACCATGTGCTCAAGTATCTGCGGGAATTTCTGGAAGGGGGCCAATCATGA
- a CDS encoding molybdopterin-dependent oxidoreductase — translation MSKLPPHISGKLHLTGSSRFIGDEVPLPNMLYAKFLFAPVAHARITRLDVSKAASVPGVERVVTAADIPGENQIGHVIKDEPLFPETLIMYAGQPLAMVLSEDEILAEDAVKLIELEYEELPLLLEIDAADRAGEWYVPERKIECGDAQKALREAPFTLAGVTRTAGQEHFYMESQRCRAVPGEGSQITLHTATQSTMEVQEVLSHVLGLPAHHIIIEVPRLGGAFGGKERAATLWACLAGLGAWLTRKPVQILLTRDEDMRVTGKRHPFEGRWQVGFDSSGRISALDIELLSNGGAYADLSIAILERAMFHAENAYHIPNVRIRGRACRTNLPPNTAFRGFGAPQGIFMIEAVIEKIAARLGLDPLELRKANAYQSGDKAPYGQAVLESNLRGLLEKLEANSAYASLKEEVMRFNASHEGAKQGLGVVLVKFGISFTTALLNQASALLWIYIDGSASLTTGGVEMGQEVSTKCAIVVSRVLGIPLERIRVESNNSQRVGNASPTAASTGSDLNGNASRIASEKVRQQLAPAALELLAGKGVECSEDQLRFEDGKVFAEQERENWIAFPELVRHAYNSRIPLAAYGYYKTPGVHFDRVRGVGDPFHYYVCGCALSQVQIDALSGEHRVLKSFIVHENGNSLSEEIDRGQIVGAFAQCHGWCTIEDLPMDSQGRYLAVNPSTYKIPTVREIPEKLDVEMVPSGAGYASVFGSKATGEPPFIYGLSVWFAIQNAIHAADPEAELGFPATPEAVLMALR, via the coding sequence ATGAGCAAACTGCCTCCCCACATCAGCGGAAAGCTTCATCTGACGGGATCTTCGCGCTTCATCGGAGACGAGGTCCCGCTTCCCAACATGCTTTATGCCAAGTTTCTCTTCGCTCCAGTTGCCCACGCCCGCATCACCAGGCTGGATGTTTCCAAAGCGGCCTCCGTGCCAGGAGTGGAGAGGGTTGTAACTGCCGCGGACATCCCCGGGGAAAACCAGATCGGACATGTGATCAAGGACGAGCCGCTGTTTCCGGAAACCTTGATCATGTATGCCGGCCAGCCTTTGGCCATGGTGCTTTCTGAGGACGAGATTCTGGCCGAGGACGCGGTGAAGCTGATCGAACTGGAATACGAGGAATTGCCTCTGCTGCTGGAGATCGACGCGGCTGACAGAGCCGGGGAATGGTATGTCCCCGAGCGCAAGATAGAGTGCGGCGACGCGCAAAAAGCCTTGCGGGAAGCGCCTTTCACCTTGGCCGGAGTAACGCGGACCGCGGGGCAGGAACATTTCTACATGGAAAGCCAGCGCTGCCGCGCCGTGCCTGGCGAAGGCAGCCAGATCACCCTGCACACGGCCACGCAAAGCACGATGGAGGTCCAGGAAGTGCTTTCCCACGTTCTGGGCTTGCCCGCGCACCACATCATCATCGAAGTTCCCAGGCTGGGCGGGGCTTTCGGAGGCAAGGAACGCGCAGCAACGCTCTGGGCTTGCCTGGCAGGTTTGGGTGCCTGGCTGACCCGCAAACCCGTGCAGATCCTGCTCACGCGGGATGAGGACATGCGGGTGACCGGGAAACGCCATCCCTTCGAAGGCCGCTGGCAGGTCGGCTTCGATTCTTCCGGACGGATCAGCGCTCTTGACATTGAACTGCTCAGCAACGGCGGGGCCTATGCCGATCTTTCCATCGCCATCCTGGAGCGCGCCATGTTCCACGCTGAAAACGCCTATCACATTCCCAACGTCCGCATCCGGGGCCGGGCCTGCCGCACCAACCTTCCTCCCAACACGGCTTTCAGGGGTTTTGGCGCGCCCCAGGGCATCTTCATGATCGAGGCCGTGATCGAAAAGATCGCCGCCCGCCTCGGTTTGGACCCTCTGGAGCTGCGCAAGGCCAATGCATACCAGAGCGGAGACAAAGCTCCCTACGGCCAGGCCGTGCTGGAAAGTAATCTCAGAGGATTGCTGGAAAAACTGGAGGCAAACAGCGCTTATGCCTCGCTGAAAGAAGAAGTTATGCGGTTCAACGCCTCGCACGAAGGTGCCAAACAGGGCCTCGGCGTCGTGCTGGTCAAGTTTGGCATTTCTTTCACCACCGCCTTGCTCAATCAGGCTTCCGCGCTGCTCTGGATCTACATCGACGGCAGCGCGTCGCTCACCACCGGAGGCGTGGAAATGGGCCAGGAAGTCAGCACCAAATGCGCCATCGTGGTTTCCCGGGTGCTGGGCATTCCGCTGGAGCGGATCCGGGTGGAGAGCAACAACTCCCAGAGAGTGGGAAATGCTTCTCCCACAGCGGCTTCTACCGGCAGTGACCTCAACGGCAACGCCTCGCGCATCGCATCCGAAAAGGTCCGCCAGCAGCTTGCCCCCGCGGCTTTGGAACTCCTGGCCGGAAAAGGGGTCGAATGCTCCGAAGATCAACTCCGCTTCGAAGATGGAAAGGTCTTTGCTGAACAAGAAAGGGAAAACTGGATCGCCTTCCCAGAATTGGTGCGCCATGCCTACAATTCCCGCATCCCGCTGGCGGCCTATGGCTATTACAAGACCCCGGGAGTGCATTTCGACCGGGTGAGGGGAGTGGGAGATCCTTTTCACTACTACGTTTGCGGCTGCGCCCTCTCGCAGGTGCAGATCGACGCCCTCAGCGGCGAACACCGCGTCCTGAAAAGCTTCATCGTGCATGAGAACGGCAACAGCCTGAGCGAGGAGATCGACCGGGGCCAGATCGTCGGCGCTTTCGCGCAATGCCACGGCTGGTGTACGATCGAGGATCTTCCAATGGACTCCCAGGGCCGCTATCTGGCTGTGAACCCATCCACTTACAAGATCCCCACGGTACGCGAGATCCCGGAGAAACTCGATGTGGAGATGGTTCCCTCGGGAGCTGGATACGCCAGTGTTTTTGGCAGCAAGGCGACCGGCGAGCCGCCTTTCATCTATGGCCTGTCCGTCTGGTTTGCCATCCAAAACGCCATCCATGCGGCCGATCCGGAAGCGGAACTGGGCTTTCCGGCCACCCCGGAAGCGGTGTTGATGGCCTTGCGTTAA